The Streptomyces pratensis genomic interval CCGACGGCGTCGTCTTCCTCTCCGAGACCGACACCGAGGTGCTGGTCCACCTGATCGCCCGCGCGCAGGCCTCCACCCTGGAGGAGAAGGTCCGCGAGGCGCTGAAGTCCGTCGAGGGCACGTACGGCATCGCCGTCCTGCACGCCGACTTCAACGACCGTATCGTCGTCGCCCGCAACGGCTCCCCGGTCGTGCTCGGCATCGGCGAGAAGGAGATGTTCGTCGCCTCCGACGTGGCCGCCCTGGTCGCGCACACCCGCCAGATCGTCACCCTCGACGACGGCGAGATGGCCACCCTCAAGGCCGACGACTTCCGTACGTACACAACGGAGGGCTCCACCACGACGGCCACGCCGACCACCGTGGAGTGGGAGGCCGAGTCGTACGACATGGGCGGCCACGACACCTACATGCACAAGGAGATCTCCGAGCAGGCCGACGCCGTGGACCGCGTGCTGCGCGGCCGCATCGACGACCGCTTCTCCACCGTGCACCTGGGCGGCCTGAACCTCGACGCCCGCGAGGCCCGCGGGGTCCGCCGGATCAAGATCCTGGGCTGCGGCACGTCGTACCACGCGGGCATGATCGGCGCCGGACTCATCGAGGAGCTCGCCCGCATCCCCGCGGACGCGGAGCCCGCGTCCGAGTTCCGCTACCGCAACCCGGTCGTGGACCCCGACACCCTGTACGTCGCCGTCTCGCAGTCCGGTGAGACCTACGACGTGCTGGCAGCCGTCCAGGAGCTCAAGCGCAAGGGCGCCCGCGTCCTGGGCGTCGTGAACGTCGTCGGCTCGGCGATCGCCCGCGAGGCGGACGGCGGCATGTACGTCCACGCCGGCCCCGAGGTCTGCGTCGTCTCCACCAAGTGCTTCACCAACACCGTCGTGGCCTTCGCGCTGCTCGCCCTGCACCTGGGCCGCATCCGTGACCTGTCGGTCGCGGACGGCAAGCGGATCATCGAGGGCCTGCGCAAGCTGCCGGAGCAGATCGGTCAGATCCTCGAGTCGGAGGACGAGATCAAGAAGCTGGCCGAGGAGTACGCCGGTGCGCAGTCGATGATGTTCATCGGCCGCGTGCGGGGCTACCCCGTCGCGCTGGAGGCCTCCCTGAAGCTCAAGGAGATCTCGTACATCCACGCCGAGGCCTATCCCGCCTCGGAGCTCAAGCACGGCCCGCTCGCGCTCATCGAGCCGGCGCTCCCCACCGTCGCGATCGTCCCGGACGACGACCTGCTGGAGAAGAACCGCGCCGCGCTGGAGGAGATCAAGGCCCGCAGCGGACGCATCCTCGCCGTCGCCCACCGCGAGCAGGAGAAGGCCGACCACACGATCGTGGTCCCGAAGAACGAGAACGAGCTGGACCCGATCCTGATGGGCATCCCGCTGCAGCTGCTCGCCTACCACACGGCCCTGGCCATGGGCCGTGACATCGACAAGCCGCGCAACCTGGCGAAGTCGGTCACCGTCGAGTAGTCACGTCCGCCCCACCGCGGACCGAAGCACGGAAGAGGCCCCTGACGTCGCGTCAGGGGCCTTTCGGCATTCAGGGGATGACGATGACCGGGCGCTGGGCGCGGCGCGCCAGACGGCCGGCCACGGATCCGAAGATCCGGCCCACGATGCCGTGCGTCGAACCGACGACGATCGCGTCGGCGGAGTACTCCCGGCCGACCTCCTCCAGCTCGTGGCAGATGTCCCCACCGCGCTCCACGAGCACCCAGGGCACCTCGGCGAGATAGTCCGCACAGGCCAGCTCCAGGCCCAGGACCTCGGTGCGGTGGTCGGGCACATCGACGAAGACGGGCGGCTCGCAGCCTGCCCAGACGGTGGTCGGCAGCCGGTTCGCCACATGGACGATGATCAGTCCGGAGCTGTGCCGGCTGGCCATTCCGATGGCGTACGCGAGGGCGCGCTCGCTGGACATGGAGCCGTCGAATCCGACCACGACGCCATGGCGGAACGCGGGATCGCAGGAAGGGCGCGACTCTCCGACCGTCTGCGGTTCCGACCCGGGGTCGGCTACCTGCTTGCGGTCTGCGGGTTCAGGGATTTCGTGACCGGCCATCGGTGTCTCGGCGAAGAGAGTCCTCGTGAGGAGGGAGCGGTTGTGTAGGTGTACCTGCGAGCGGTGAAGCTGTGTCCGGGAAACATCTTCCCAACCCCCTACCCCCAAGGGTACGGCGCCACTCCTCCACTGCCCAGCCCTCGCACAGCGCATGCGGCAATGGGGGGAGCATGCCCGAGACCGCCCCGTATGGCAATGCCGGTTGCGTCGTACATCCAGCTCGTGGACGCTTCGACGGGTCCCTGTCACGCCGTCCGGCCGACCGCAGCGGCCTCCGGGGCGAGGCGGCCGAATGCGCCATCCGCCTCCCCCGCCCGGCCCGTCACGCCCCGCCATCGCGTGACTGCGCATCGTTCTCCGTCGTGGCCGATGCGGCTCCGAGAGGCCTCGGAGGCGCATGGGAGCCGGAGCGGACAGGGGGCGTGCGCCGGTCGCATGACTGGAATACGCGCACACAACCATCGGTTTTGAGCCAACTTCGCCTACACCCCCATTCCTTGGCCTCGGAGCCGTCCAACCCACGTGCCACCAGGCAGGAATAGACCGCGCGGTACGCTTTGACCCTACGGGGACGGGCCATGATCGCGATGCGCACTTCCCTGTGGCGCTCACGAGTGAAACGCTCGTGATCGAACGCTTCGCGCCAAGTTGCCTTGTCGACATAGTGCCGGTGGGGGAACGTGTCACGTCGGGTCCATGGGACGCAGTAGATTCGATCTTGAATCTCGAGGACTGGGGACGCGTGCGAGACCGAGGGGAAACGTGCAGGAGCGACAGGCCCGTAGGGACCAGGAAGACGCGAACACCGAGGGGGGCTTAGCGTCATGAGCCAGGACTCCGCCACCGCAACGGAGGCCGCACGGAAACTGACCGGGCGGCGACGCCGAGAAGTCGTAGCCGTGCTGCTGTTCAGTGGCGGCCCTATCTTCGAGAGCTCCATTCCGCTCTCAGTATTCGGAATCGACCGGCAGGACGCGGGCGTTCCCCGCTACCGCCTGCTGGTCTGCGGGGGCGAGGAAGGGCCGCTGCGCACCACCGGCGGGCTCGAACTCAGCGCGCCGTACGGCCTGGAGGCGATCAGCAGGGCCGGCACCGTCGTGGTGCCCGCCTGGCGGTCCATCACCTCCCCGCCGCCCGCAGAGGCATTGGACGCGCTGCGCCGCGCCCATGAGGAGGGTGCCCGAATCGTCGGCCTCTGCACGGGGGCCTTCGTCCTCGCCGCGGCAGGCCTGCTCGACGGCCGCCCGGCCACCACACACTGGATGTACGCACCGACGCTGGCCAAGCGCTATCCGTCGGTGCACGTCGATCCGCGTGAGCTGTTCGTCGACGACGGCGACGTGCTCACCTCGGCCGGGACCGCGGCCGGAATCGATCTGTGCCTCCACATAGTCCGTACCGACCACGGCACCGAGGCGGCCGGGGCCCTGGCCCGCCGGCTCGTCGTACCCCCACGGCGCAGCGGCGGTCAGGAGCGCTACCTCGACAGGTCTTTACCCGAAGAGATCGGCTCCGACCCGCTCGCAGAGGTCGTGGCCTGGGCCCTGGAGCATCTCCACGAGCAGTTCGACGTGGAGACACTGGCCGCGCGCGCCTACATGAGCCGACGGACCTTCGACCGCAGGTTCCGTTCGCTCACGGGCAGCGCACCGCTCCAGTGGCTCATCACCCAGCGCGTGCTGCAGGCGCAGCGGCTGCTCGAGACCTCCGACTACTCGGTCGACGAGGTCGCGGGCCGCTGCGGCTTCCGCTCGCCGGTCGCGCTGCGCGGGCACTTCCGCCGCCAGCTCGGCTCCTCCCCCGCCGCGTACCGGGCCGCCTACCGGGCCCGCCGTCCGCAGGGAGGGGCGCTGGAGAGCGTCGTCACGGTGCTCGAGACGTCCGTACCCGTCCAGGGCGCGGCGTCGGGCCGACGGGCCGCCGCGGCGTCCTCGTCCGGTCCTCCCCCGGTCGCCGCGGCCGCCTCTCCCGGCGGCTCCGTGGACCGCTACGGACCGGGTACCGAGGCGTACGCTCCGGGCCGCCCGGCCCTGCCGGGGCAGCGCAGCGCCCCGTAGGGTGGAGCTCATGAACGACCGTATGGTGTGGATCGACTGCGAGATGACCGGGCTCTCGCTGACGGACGACGCACTCGTCGAGGTGGCGGCCCTGGTCACCGACTCGGAACTGAACGTGCTCGGTGAAGGGGTGGACATCGTGATCCGCCCGCCGGACGCGGCCCTGGAGACCATGCCCGAGGTGGTGCGGCAGATGCACACCGCCTCGGGCCTCCTCGACGAGCTGGCAGGGGGCACGACCCTGGCGGACGCCGAGGAGCGGGTCATGGCGTACATCCGTGAGCATGTGAAGGAGCCGGGCAAGGCTCCTCTGTGCGGAAACTCGGTCGGCACCGACCGTGGCTTCCTGGCGCGTGACATGCCGTCGCTGGAGGGTTACCTCCACTACCGGATCGTCGATGTGTCCTCGGTCAAGGAGCTGGCGCGCCGCTGGTACCCGAGGGCGTACTTCAACAGTCCGGACAAGAACGGCAACCACCGGGCGCTGGCCGACATCCGCGACTCCATCACGGAACTGCGGTACTACCGGGACGCGGTCTTCGTGCCGCAGCCCGGCCCGGACTCAGCCCGGGCCAAGGAGATCGCGGCGCGCCACACGCCGCCCGCCGGGCAGTAGACGCACAGCCGCTGGTCACGGGCCCTCCGGGGCCCGTGCACCCCTCCTGAAGAACGCGGGCGCGAGCACCCGCTCGGACCCTGTACACTTTTTCTCGGCCGGTCAGAAAAGCGACCGGACGACATGGTGGGTATAGCTCAGCTGGCAGAGCACCTGGTTGTGGTCCAGGATGTCGCGGGTTCAAGTCCCGTTACTCACCCTGCATGATCAAGGCCCGACCTGTGAGAACAGGTCGGGCCTTCTTCATGCCATGAAGTCCCTGCCGGCCGGGACGCCGGGGCCGACATCCTTGCGGGGATGTGAGCCGGCACACCTTTTCGACAGAATTCGGGCGCTTGTCCCACGAGGGAGAGCCACCTCGGCCGCTGCTCCCGCCCCGGCCCCGGCCGCGGTGGGAGCTGCCCGGGCCCTTGAGGTCAGTCGCCGTCGCCGTCGGGGGGAGCGTGTACCGCGAGCGCCAGCAGCGCCGCCGAGACCTCCCGGATGACGTGGGTGCTGACTCCGTAGCCACCCCCGGACGTCGTGCTGAGGACGTCGACACCGGGCGCGATCAGCTCGACCTCCGGGCCGCGGGCCGCTTGGTCCTCCCGGTCCTGCATGCGGAGCCCTCGTCCCGGGCACCCGGCTGCACGGGCCCTGCCGCGCTGTCCCCCCGACGCGGCAGGGCTCTTTCGTGTACCGCCCGGCGGTCCGGTGGGTGGGGGCGGCTGCCGGAGCCCATGCGTGCCGAAAATCCGCAGCTGTGTGGAAGGGGTGAGGAGCCTTCATGCATACGTTCGGGTCTCATGGGCACGCGGAGTGCAGCCCTGAACGAATGACTGACCGAACGGGCCCGCCAGGAAGCCACGATGACGTACGGCAGGTGAAATACATGGCGACGACCGAGAACACCAGGAAAGATCACGGCGGTAACGGCCGGGTCGATGTATCCACGGCGATGCGCAACGCAGCCGAGCAGCTTGCCGCGCTCCTCCAGCGCGAACCCGATTCGGTGTCTTCGCTGAATGCGACGGATGACGGCTGGACGGCCGATGTGGAAGTCGTCGAGATCGAGAAGATCCCGGACACCATGAGCGTCATGGCCTCCTATCGCGTGAAGCTCGACGGCCAGGGTCAACTCGTCGGCTACGAACGAATTCGACGGTACTCGCGAGGGCAGGTCGACCGCTGAGCCGGTCTGCCCGCCGAGCAGCCGTACCCGTGTGAACACAACTCATTGGAAGGAAGACCGACCATGAGTCTCGTACAGCAGAGCAACGCCTCCAACAGCGGCGGCGGATCCGGAAATCTCTACGACGTCCTTGAGCTCATTCTCGACAGGGGGCTCGTCATCGATGCCTTCGTCCGTGTCTCGCTCGTCGGTATCGAGATCCTCAAGATCGACGTACGTGTCGTGGTGGCCAGCGTGGACACGTATCTGCGCTTCGCCGAGGCGTGCAACCGGCTGGACCTGGAGTCGGGCCGCAAGGCTCCGGCCCAGCTCACCGACATAGTCGGGGACACGATGGAGAGCGGCGCCAAGGGCAAGTCGAAAGGCGCCCTGACCGGTGCCGTCGAAGCCTTCACGGACTCCCTCCAGGGTGGCCGTGACGACTCCGACGACAAGGAGAAGGAGAGGCGGCCGGCACGCAAGACGTCCGCTTCGAGCAGCCGCCGCACGTCCCAGCGGGAGGAGTAGTCCCATGCCGACCTACATCTACGCCATCACTGCGGCCGACCACCCGCTGCGGCTCGACGGCCTGTCCGGAGTCGGGGAACCGGCCTCCGACCTGCGCACCGTCAAGACGGGCGCCCTCGGCGCGGTGGTCAGCGACACGCCGGCCGAACTGCGGGCGAAGCGGCGTGATCTCGTCGCCCACCAGAGCGTGCTGGAGCGGCTGATGGCCGACGGCGCGGCACTGCCGATGCGGTTCGGTCTGGTGGGGCCGGACGACGAACAGGTACGTGCCGCGCTCGAACAGGGGAAGGACGGCTACACCGCCCGCCTTTCCGAGCTCGACGGCCGTCTCGAGTACAACGTGAAGGTCTCGCGCGACGAGGAGAGCCTTCTGCGGGAAATTCTCACGGAGTCGCCGGAGGCCCGGCAGCTGAGTGAGTTCACCCGGAAGAATCCGGGGGCGCAGGACAAGAAGATGGCCCTCGGTGAGCTCGTCTCGCACGAGGTCCAGGCCAGGCAGGAGACAGTGGGAAGGGAAGTGGCGGCCGCACTGGCGGCCTCGGCGGAAAGGGTCGCCGAGGGCGAACCCACGAAGACCCATTTCCTGAACGTGTCCTACCTCGTACCGCGTGACAAGGCGTCCGCCTTCTCGCAGGCGGTTCACGAAGAGGCCG includes:
- the glmS gene encoding glutamine--fructose-6-phosphate transaminase (isomerizing) is translated as MCGIVGYIGKRDVAPLLLEGLQRLEYRGYDSAGIVITGKAPAGRPGALKMVKAKGRVRELEARVPKRFAGTTGIAHTRWATHGAPSDENAHPHLDAENKVAVVHNGIIDNASEIRAKLVADGVVFLSETDTEVLVHLIARAQASTLEEKVREALKSVEGTYGIAVLHADFNDRIVVARNGSPVVLGIGEKEMFVASDVAALVAHTRQIVTLDDGEMATLKADDFRTYTTEGSTTTATPTTVEWEAESYDMGGHDTYMHKEISEQADAVDRVLRGRIDDRFSTVHLGGLNLDAREARGVRRIKILGCGTSYHAGMIGAGLIEELARIPADAEPASEFRYRNPVVDPDTLYVAVSQSGETYDVLAAVQELKRKGARVLGVVNVVGSAIAREADGGMYVHAGPEVCVVSTKCFTNTVVAFALLALHLGRIRDLSVADGKRIIEGLRKLPEQIGQILESEDEIKKLAEEYAGAQSMMFIGRVRGYPVALEASLKLKEISYIHAEAYPASELKHGPLALIEPALPTVAIVPDDDLLEKNRAALEEIKARSGRILAVAHREQEKADHTIVVPKNENELDPILMGIPLQLLAYHTALAMGRDIDKPRNLAKSVTVE
- the orn gene encoding oligoribonuclease; translation: MNDRMVWIDCEMTGLSLTDDALVEVAALVTDSELNVLGEGVDIVIRPPDAALETMPEVVRQMHTASGLLDELAGGTTLADAEERVMAYIREHVKEPGKAPLCGNSVGTDRGFLARDMPSLEGYLHYRIVDVSSVKELARRWYPRAYFNSPDKNGNHRALADIRDSITELRYYRDAVFVPQPGPDSARAKEIAARHTPPAGQ
- a CDS encoding GvpL/GvpF family gas vesicle protein, whose protein sequence is MPTYIYAITAADHPLRLDGLSGVGEPASDLRTVKTGALGAVVSDTPAELRAKRRDLVAHQSVLERLMADGAALPMRFGLVGPDDEQVRAALEQGKDGYTARLSELDGRLEYNVKVSRDEESLLREILTESPEARQLSEFTRKNPGAQDKKMALGELVSHEVQARQETVGREVAAALAASAERVAEGEPTKTHFLNVSYLVPRDKASAFSQAVHEEAERRGDEYTFTLNGPLPPYSFV
- a CDS encoding universal stress protein, whose translation is MAGHEIPEPADRKQVADPGSEPQTVGESRPSCDPAFRHGVVVGFDGSMSSERALAYAIGMASRHSSGLIIVHVANRLPTTVWAGCEPPVFVDVPDHRTEVLGLELACADYLAEVPWVLVERGGDICHELEEVGREYSADAIVVGSTHGIVGRIFGSVAGRLARRAQRPVIVIP
- a CDS encoding helix-turn-helix domain-containing protein translates to MSQDSATATEAARKLTGRRRREVVAVLLFSGGPIFESSIPLSVFGIDRQDAGVPRYRLLVCGGEEGPLRTTGGLELSAPYGLEAISRAGTVVVPAWRSITSPPPAEALDALRRAHEEGARIVGLCTGAFVLAAAGLLDGRPATTHWMYAPTLAKRYPSVHVDPRELFVDDGDVLTSAGTAAGIDLCLHIVRTDHGTEAAGALARRLVVPPRRSGGQERYLDRSLPEEIGSDPLAEVVAWALEHLHEQFDVETLAARAYMSRRTFDRRFRSLTGSAPLQWLITQRVLQAQRLLETSDYSVDEVAGRCGFRSPVALRGHFRRQLGSSPAAYRAAYRARRPQGGALESVVTVLETSVPVQGAASGRRAAAASSSGPPPVAAAASPGGSVDRYGPGTEAYAPGRPALPGQRSAP
- a CDS encoding gas vesicle protein, with protein sequence MATTENTRKDHGGNGRVDVSTAMRNAAEQLAALLQREPDSVSSLNATDDGWTADVEVVEIEKIPDTMSVMASYRVKLDGQGQLVGYERIRRYSRGQVDR
- a CDS encoding gas vesicle structural protein GvpA, with translation MSLVQQSNASNSGGGSGNLYDVLELILDRGLVIDAFVRVSLVGIEILKIDVRVVVASVDTYLRFAEACNRLDLESGRKAPAQLTDIVGDTMESGAKGKSKGALTGAVEAFTDSLQGGRDDSDDKEKERRPARKTSASSSRRTSQREE